One part of the Cellvibrionales bacterium genome encodes these proteins:
- a CDS encoding inorganic phosphate transporter, protein MDQLTISFGVLAFLVALALVFDFMNGFHDAANAIATVVSTRVLKPHHAVMMATFFNFIAIFVFHLKVAAMVGKGTIDPGIVDHYVVFGALAGAIAWNVITWYYGIPSSSSHALIGGLIGAALIKAGPGALIMSGIMKTVAFIVISPLVGMLLGGLLMLIISWAFRSQTPRRVENWSRRLQLISASAYALGHGGNDAQKTIGIIWMLLIAAGATSADEHVPYWVVLVCYSAIGLGTAFGGWRIIRLMGQKITKLSPVGGFAAQTAGASMLFVATSLGIPVSTTHTITGAIVGVGANRKVSAVRWGVAGTIVWAWILTIPCSALIAAIFWFIGKLFL, encoded by the coding sequence ATGGATCAGTTAACCATATCGTTTGGTGTCTTAGCCTTTTTAGTGGCGTTGGCGTTAGTTTTCGATTTCATGAATGGTTTTCATGATGCCGCTAATGCAATCGCCACTGTTGTATCTACGCGTGTATTAAAGCCACACCATGCGGTGATGATGGCGACTTTCTTTAACTTTATTGCTATTTTTGTGTTCCATTTGAAAGTAGCGGCCATGGTGGGTAAAGGCACTATTGACCCTGGCATTGTGGATCACTATGTGGTGTTTGGCGCATTAGCTGGTGCGATTGCGTGGAATGTTATCACTTGGTATTACGGCATTCCTTCGTCGTCTTCGCATGCACTTATTGGCGGCTTGATTGGCGCTGCGTTGATTAAAGCGGGTCCTGGCGCACTAATCATGAGCGGGATTATGAAAACGGTCGCATTTATTGTGATCTCGCCGCTGGTTGGAATGCTGCTTGGCGGTTTGTTGATGCTGATAATCAGTTGGGCGTTTCGCAGCCAAACACCGCGCCGCGTTGAAAATTGGTCGCGTCGTTTGCAGTTAATTTCTGCATCCGCTTATGCGTTGGGCCACGGCGGTAATGATGCGCAGAAAACGATTGGTATCATTTGGATGTTATTGATTGCGGCCGGTGCAACAAGTGCCGATGAGCATGTGCCGTATTGGGTTGTGTTGGTTTGTTATTCCGCTATTGGTTTGGGAACCGCGTTTGGTGGTTGGCGCATCATTCGCTTGATGGGGCAAAAAATCACCAAACTCAGCCCTGTCGGTGGCTTCGCGGCGCAGACAGCGGGTGCCAGCATGTTATTTGTTGCCACATCGCTGGGCATTCCCGTTTCGACAACTCACACCATCACTGGCGCAATTGTTGGCGTAGGCGCAAATCGAAAAGTTTCTGCCGTGCGTTGGGGTGTTGCTGGCACTATCGTGTGGGCGTGGATTCTGACCATTCCTTGCAGTGCATTGATCGCCGCTATTTTCTGGTTTATCGGCAAGTTGTTTCTTTGA
- the cmoB gene encoding tRNA 5-methoxyuridine(34)/uridine 5-oxyacetic acid(34) synthase CmoB: protein MTTPNYTPLFSRLQNTALAPWLETLPATIERHFNRERWGDLPRWLDCIAQLPVLEPESICLDADIVSFRAKNSLSDTEKLHIETALRGLHPWRKGPFNIADIFIDTEWRSDWKWQRLAPHIAPLQGKTVLDVGCGSGYHAWRMRGAGAELVIGIEPSPLFVVQYWALQHFLQNDGVFVVPAACEDLPPNLQAFDTVFSMGVLYHRRSPMDHLLELKQLIKPGGQLVLETLVIDGDENAVLVPEGRYGRMGNVWFIPSTAALENWLKKMRFNDVRVVDVCQTTTQEQRSTDWMRFQSLSDFLDPNDSNKTIEGYPAPRRTIFTATV from the coding sequence ATTACCACACCAAATTACACCCCGTTATTTTCTCGCCTGCAAAACACAGCGTTGGCACCGTGGCTGGAGACTCTGCCTGCCACGATTGAACGCCACTTCAACCGCGAGCGCTGGGGCGATTTGCCGCGCTGGTTAGATTGCATTGCGCAGCTGCCTGTTTTGGAGCCAGAAAGTATCTGTCTTGATGCCGATATCGTTTCTTTTCGCGCAAAAAATTCTCTGAGCGATACCGAAAAATTGCACATAGAAACCGCACTGCGCGGTCTGCATCCGTGGCGCAAAGGCCCATTCAATATCGCAGATATTTTTATCGACACTGAGTGGCGTTCGGATTGGAAGTGGCAACGCCTTGCGCCGCATATTGCGCCACTGCAAGGCAAAACGGTGTTGGATGTCGGTTGCGGCAGTGGCTATCACGCATGGCGCATGCGCGGTGCGGGTGCCGAATTGGTGATCGGTATTGAGCCTTCACCATTGTTTGTGGTGCAGTACTGGGCGCTGCAACATTTTTTGCAAAATGATGGCGTGTTTGTAGTGCCCGCAGCTTGCGAAGATTTACCGCCCAACCTGCAAGCTTTTGATACGGTGTTTTCTATGGGCGTGCTCTACCACCGCCGTTCACCCATGGATCACCTGTTGGAATTAAAACAGTTGATCAAACCGGGCGGGCAATTAGTGTTGGAAACACTGGTGATAGACGGCGATGAAAATGCCGTGCTGGTGCCGGAAGGACGCTACGGACGCATGGGCAATGTATGGTTTATTCCAAGCACAGCTGCATTGGAAAATTGGTTAAAAAAAATGCGCTTTAACGATGTGCGCGTGGTCGATGTTTGCCAAACCACCACCCAAGAACAGCGCAGTACGGATTGGATGCGTTTTCAATCACTGAGCGACTTTCTCGACCCCAATGACAGCAACAAAACTATCGAGGGCTATCCAGCACCGCGCCGCACCATTTTTACCGCAACGGTTTAG
- the cmoA gene encoding carboxy-S-adenosyl-L-methionine synthase CmoA — protein MRDNIYANHLDNIAGFRFDESVAAVFPDMLQRSIPGYSNIITMTGLLAARHAQDHTRCYDLGCSLGASTLAMMNNLQGRPIEFIAVDNSTAMLDRCQEIFSDQTARYQLLNNNLQDIEISNASMVVLNFTLQFVPQQDRERVIKNIYGGLLPGAALVLSEKICFDNPAMQQLTTDLYHDFKMINGYSALEVSQKRTALENVLIPETTTAHEARLRAAGFRNIGVWFQCFNFISLVAIK, from the coding sequence ATGCGCGACAATATTTACGCTAACCATTTAGACAATATCGCTGGTTTTCGTTTTGACGAATCTGTGGCTGCCGTGTTTCCAGATATGCTGCAACGATCTATCCCTGGCTACAGCAATATCATCACCATGACGGGCTTGCTCGCCGCGCGCCACGCACAAGATCACACGCGCTGTTACGACCTCGGCTGCTCGCTAGGCGCATCCACACTGGCCATGATGAACAATCTGCAAGGTCGGCCGATAGAATTTATTGCCGTCGATAATTCCACAGCGATGCTGGATCGCTGCCAAGAAATATTTTCCGATCAAACTGCACGCTATCAATTGCTCAACAACAACCTGCAGGATATTGAAATTAGCAACGCCAGTATGGTTGTTTTAAATTTCACGCTGCAATTTGTGCCACAGCAGGATAGAGAGCGCGTGATAAAAAATATTTATGGTGGTCTATTACCAGGCGCCGCCTTAGTGTTGTCAGAAAAAATCTGTTTTGATAATCCCGCCATGCAACAGCTCACCACGGATTTGTACCACGATTTTAAAATGATCAATGGCTATTCAGCGCTGGAAGTGAGCCAAAAACGCACGGCGCTGGAAAATGTACTCATTCCTGAAACAACGACCGCGCATGAGGCGCGTTTGCGTGCGGCGGGCTTTCGCAATATCGGCGTGTGGTTTCAGTGCTTCAATTTTATTTCGCTGGTGGCGATCAAGTGA
- a CDS encoding aldo/keto reductase translates to MQYRRLGKTSLQVSAVGIGTWQLGNHWGKSFNQPEVNDIFAKGAELGINLVDTAECYGHHVSEAFIGEALKNTRGHWIIATKFGHHRASDAPPETHWQPESVLQQLEASLRALQTDYIDIYQFHSGTREQLDNDALWTMLNKQVQAGKIRHLGISIGQPNQLYQVERATALGVSVIQTIYNAINSKAADAVLPSCLRQDLGVLARVPLASGFLSGKYQPDAKFPDNDVRADRKPEVNAQQIAQALQVLQQVPTGVDPASWACSWCLQHPAISSVIPGIKSIEQLVINAAGADL, encoded by the coding sequence ATGCAATATCGCCGTCTAGGCAAGACTTCGTTACAGGTATCCGCTGTTGGCATTGGCACTTGGCAGCTCGGCAATCACTGGGGCAAAAGTTTCAACCAGCCGGAGGTCAACGATATTTTTGCCAAGGGTGCCGAACTGGGCATCAACCTCGTCGATACCGCCGAGTGCTACGGTCACCATGTGTCGGAAGCGTTTATTGGTGAGGCGCTAAAAAATACGCGTGGGCACTGGATCATCGCCACCAAATTTGGCCATCACCGCGCCAGCGATGCGCCGCCAGAAACACACTGGCAACCGGAATCGGTGTTGCAACAATTGGAAGCCTCGTTGCGCGCCCTGCAAACGGATTACATCGACATCTATCAATTTCACTCCGGCACCCGTGAACAACTCGACAACGATGCGCTGTGGACAATGCTGAATAAGCAAGTGCAAGCCGGAAAAATTCGACACCTCGGCATTTCAATCGGGCAGCCGAATCAGTTGTACCAAGTGGAACGCGCCACTGCGCTCGGCGTTTCTGTGATTCAAACCATTTACAACGCGATTAACAGCAAAGCTGCTGACGCCGTGCTGCCCTCTTGCCTGCGACAAGACCTCGGCGTGCTGGCGCGCGTGCCGCTAGCCAGCGGTTTTTTATCTGGAAAATATCAACCGGATGCAAAATTCCCTGACAACGATGTGCGAGCCGACCGCAAACCGGAAGTGAACGCGCAACAAATTGCACAAGCGCTGCAAGTCTTGCAGCAGGTGCCGACGGGTGTGGATCCAGCGAGTTGGGCTTGCTCTTGGTGTTTGCAACATCCCGCCATCAGTAGCGTGATTCCTGGCATCAAATCCATTGAACAATTAGTCATCAATGCCGCTGGCGCTGATTTATAA
- a CDS encoding YajQ family cyclic di-GMP-binding protein — protein sequence MPSFDVVSELDKHQVTNAIDQSNRVVANRFDFKGVDARFEYADKAVTMRAEADIQIQQMLDILRQTLVKAGIDLACMQEKDIEHSGKTVKQVVLLREGIEQELAKKIIKMIKDSKLKVQAAIQGEQVRVTGKKRDDLQEVIAFLRSEKETIAMPLQFNNFRD from the coding sequence ATGCCGTCTTTTGATGTGGTGTCCGAGTTAGATAAACACCAAGTGACCAATGCCATCGACCAATCCAATCGCGTGGTCGCCAACCGTTTTGATTTCAAAGGCGTGGACGCGCGCTTTGAATACGCCGATAAAGCGGTGACGATGCGCGCCGAAGCGGATATTCAAATTCAGCAAATGCTGGATATTTTGCGCCAAACACTCGTGAAAGCCGGCATTGATCTGGCTTGCATGCAAGAAAAAGATATTGAGCACAGTGGCAAAACCGTGAAGCAAGTGGTGTTGCTGCGTGAAGGTATCGAGCAAGAACTGGCGAAAAAAATCATCAAAATGATTAAAGACAGCAAGCTGAAAGTGCAGGCTGCCATTCAAGGTGAACAAGTGCGCGTGACCGGAAAAAAACGCGACGACCTGCAGGAAGTGATTGCCTTCTTGCGCAGCGAAAAGGAAACGATTGCCATGCCGCTGCAATTTAATAATTTTCGCGATTGA
- a CDS encoding UbiA family prenyltransferase gives MNKPIPLCVDMDGTLLKTDTLLELLFGVLRMQPWVLLLLPLWCLRGKVFLKRELSARCSLNVALLPANTDFLAFLHAEKANGRALYLATGAYRDVAQQVADHYGFFSGVLATSDKNLTGCAKAEAMVAQFGEKGFDYAGNSAVDRPCWEQARQCYLVNANPAATKKMSALFVFEKTFDLRSYMTIALLLRALRIHQWAKNALVFVPLFASHHMFAWSYLQNTLLGFVAFGCCASLSYLINDISDLEADRQHRSKYTRPLASGELSVQAGFVLALLLACTAVLLSAMLPLGFVYSIAAYFIVTSFYTLRLKHIPILDVAVLAGLYTSRVVAGGFSAQAETSFWLLAFSCFIFFSLAIVKRLSELQGIEISAKEEPAQCRGYWTSDIPVLTGLGTASAMMAVLVLALYINSPDVVELYSSPRFLWALCPVMALWLGRVWLITGRNEMHDDPVVFALRDPMSWLLFALAGIFMVVGAMA, from the coding sequence GTGAATAAACCCATTCCACTGTGTGTCGATATGGATGGCACGCTGTTAAAAACAGACACACTACTGGAGTTGCTGTTTGGCGTGCTGAGGATGCAGCCGTGGGTGTTGTTGTTGCTTCCCCTGTGGTGTTTGCGCGGCAAGGTATTTCTCAAGCGCGAGCTTTCTGCGCGCTGCTCTCTCAATGTGGCGCTATTGCCAGCCAATACAGACTTCTTGGCTTTTTTACACGCGGAGAAAGCAAACGGTCGGGCATTGTATTTGGCAACAGGTGCTTATCGTGATGTTGCACAACAGGTAGCAGACCATTACGGTTTTTTTTCTGGTGTATTGGCGACAAGCGATAAGAATTTAACCGGCTGCGCAAAAGCAGAAGCAATGGTCGCGCAGTTTGGCGAAAAGGGCTTTGATTACGCCGGTAATAGCGCAGTTGACCGCCCGTGCTGGGAGCAGGCGAGACAGTGTTATTTGGTGAACGCCAACCCTGCCGCCACCAAAAAAATGAGTGCCCTGTTTGTTTTTGAAAAAACTTTCGATTTGCGAAGCTATATGACAATAGCTTTATTGTTGCGCGCGTTGCGTATCCATCAATGGGCAAAAAACGCGCTGGTATTTGTGCCGTTGTTTGCATCGCATCATATGTTTGCATGGTCATATTTGCAGAATACGCTGCTGGGTTTTGTTGCGTTTGGTTGCTGCGCATCGCTTTCTTACTTGATCAACGATATCAGTGATCTTGAAGCGGACCGTCAGCATCGCAGCAAATATACAAGACCGTTGGCGAGTGGCGAATTATCGGTGCAGGCTGGCTTTGTGTTGGCGTTGTTATTGGCTTGTACTGCAGTGTTGTTGTCAGCGATGTTGCCATTGGGGTTTGTTTATAGCATCGCGGCTTATTTTATTGTGACAAGTTTTTATACCTTGCGACTCAAGCACATCCCAATTTTAGATGTCGCTGTTTTGGCGGGTTTGTATACCTCTCGTGTTGTCGCTGGCGGATTTTCGGCACAGGCAGAAACATCATTTTGGTTATTAGCTTTTTCCTGTTTTATTTTCTTTAGTTTGGCGATTGTAAAACGCTTGTCAGAGCTGCAAGGCATTGAGATTTCTGCAAAAGAAGAGCCCGCGCAATGCCGCGGCTATTGGACCAGCGACATCCCCGTACTCACCGGGCTCGGCACGGCCAGTGCCATGATGGCTGTGCTGGTATTGGCGTTGTATATCAACAGTCCAGATGTCGTAGAGCTTTATAGCAGTCCGCGTTTTTTGTGGGCGTTGTGCCCAGTGATGGCGTTGTGGTTGGGGCGCGTGTGGCTGATCACGGGGCGCAATGAAATGCACGATGATCCGGTGGTGTTTGCTTTGCGCGATCCGATGAGTTGGCTGTTGTTTGCGTTGGCTGGTATTTTTATGGTGGTGGGAGCGATGGCGTGA
- a CDS encoding FAD-binding oxidoreductase, producing MKNACHSWGRYFHYTHDERTIFWRNDVLPKTENKILPFGMGRSYGDSCLNDGGTLLHTSALNHWIDFDKTTGLLRCEAGVSLADILAICVPHGWFLPATPGTKFVTLGGAVANDVHGKNHVVDGTFGRHITAFELLRSDGERLLCTPSENTGLFCATIGGLGLTGLITWLELQLIPVKNAFVNDDSFQCDNLDHCLQHFEQSRETHRYRVAWLDCLATGSALGRSIFSRANHCESDTLPIVHQQGKKLSVPLTFPPHVLNRYSVSAFNALYCRKLRARKKSARLSYDAFFYPLDNIHHWNRIYGPRGFLQYQCVVTRDVRDTLQALLNRIAQSGQASFLSVLKEFGDLPSPGLLSFPRSGYTLALDFPNLGDSTLNLLNDLDAIVREAEGAIYPAKDARMSPAMFRASFPQVEKFIPYIDPQFSSSFWRRVYSQSQ from the coding sequence ATGAAAAATGCGTGCCATTCGTGGGGGCGCTATTTTCATTACACGCATGATGAGCGCACGATTTTTTGGCGCAACGATGTGTTGCCAAAAACAGAAAATAAAATCTTACCGTTTGGCATGGGCCGCAGTTACGGCGACAGTTGCTTGAATGACGGCGGCACGCTGCTGCACACATCTGCACTGAATCACTGGATAGATTTCGATAAAACAACGGGCTTGTTGCGCTGTGAAGCCGGCGTGTCGCTGGCGGATATTTTGGCCATTTGTGTACCTCACGGTTGGTTTTTACCTGCAACACCCGGCACCAAATTTGTGACACTCGGCGGCGCAGTAGCCAATGATGTGCACGGAAAAAATCATGTGGTGGACGGCACATTTGGCCGACACATCACTGCGTTTGAATTGTTGCGCAGTGATGGCGAGCGCCTGCTGTGTACGCCGTCAGAAAATACGGGTTTATTTTGCGCAACGATCGGCGGTTTGGGTCTGACAGGCTTGATTACCTGGCTCGAGCTGCAACTGATCCCCGTCAAAAACGCTTTTGTAAATGACGATTCTTTTCAATGTGACAACCTCGATCACTGCTTGCAGCATTTTGAGCAGTCGCGCGAGACACACCGCTATCGCGTGGCGTGGTTGGATTGTTTAGCCACTGGCAGCGCATTGGGGCGCAGCATTTTTTCGCGCGCCAATCACTGCGAGAGCGATACCTTACCCATCGTGCATCAGCAGGGTAAAAAATTATCTGTGCCGCTGACATTTCCGCCGCATGTGCTCAATCGCTATAGCGTCAGTGCATTCAATGCTCTGTATTGCCGCAAGCTGCGTGCCAGAAAAAAATCTGCCCGCTTAAGCTATGACGCTTTTTTTTATCCGCTGGACAACATTCACCACTGGAATCGCATTTACGGGCCGCGCGGTTTTTTGCAATACCAGTGCGTAGTGACACGCGATGTGCGCGACACTTTGCAGGCGCTGTTAAATCGTATCGCCCAATCTGGGCAGGCCTCTTTTCTCAGCGTATTAAAAGAGTTTGGTGATTTGCCTTCACCCGGCTTGCTGTCTTTTCCGCGCAGCGGTTACACCTTGGCGTTGGACTTCCCTAATTTGGGCGACAGCACGCTGAACCTGCTGAATGATTTGGATGCCATAGTGCGCGAAGCCGAAGGGGCGATTTATCCGGCAAAAGACGCGCGTATGTCACCCGCTATGTTTCGCGCCAGTTTTCCTCAAGTCGAGAAATTTATTCCCTATATCGACCCACAATTTTCTTCCAGTTTTTGGCGCCGCGTTTATTCGCAATCACAATAA
- a CDS encoding SDR family oxidoreductase: protein MNIVIFGATSAIAQAWARLRAAQRDSFYLLARDNAKLEVVKQDLLARGAQQVHCHVIDLAQPQDYNALIAQIYTQCAAVDIALFAQGSMPEQRELEKNVAALPAMFTLNALSYLQPASVMAERMAQTKSGSVVLISSPAGDRGRQSNYFYGASKAAVTVFAAGLRNRMAKHAVQVLTVKPGFVDTPMTAGMDKSGPLWAAPEQIAACVENGIQKKKNTIYAPWFWQYIMLIIRHIPEAIFKRLSL, encoded by the coding sequence ATGAACATTGTTATTTTTGGCGCGACATCAGCCATTGCACAGGCTTGGGCGCGTTTGCGTGCAGCACAGAGAGATAGCTTTTATTTGCTGGCGCGCGACAATGCAAAACTAGAAGTCGTTAAACAGGATTTACTGGCGCGCGGTGCGCAGCAGGTACATTGTCATGTAATAGATCTTGCGCAACCACAAGATTACAACGCCTTGATCGCGCAGATTTATACGCAGTGTGCAGCGGTAGATATTGCTCTGTTTGCACAGGGCAGTATGCCGGAACAGCGTGAATTGGAAAAAAATGTCGCCGCCCTGCCAGCCATGTTTACCTTGAATGCACTGAGTTATTTGCAGCCGGCCAGTGTGATGGCTGAGCGCATGGCACAAACCAAATCTGGCAGCGTGGTGCTGATTTCTTCACCGGCAGGTGATCGCGGCAGACAGAGCAATTATTTTTACGGCGCGAGCAAGGCGGCAGTGACGGTGTTTGCAGCAGGCTTGCGCAATCGCATGGCAAAACACGCTGTACAAGTGCTCACCGTTAAACCTGGCTTTGTGGATACGCCGATGACAGCGGGTATGGATAAATCGGGTCCGCTGTGGGCTGCGCCTGAACAAATTGCCGCGTGTGTCGAAAACGGCATACAGAAAAAGAAAAATACGATTTATGCACCGTGGTTTTGGCAGTACATCATGCTAATTATTCGCCACATCCCCGAAGCGATTTTCAAACGCTTGTCGCTGTAG
- a CDS encoding MaoC family dehydratase N-terminal domain-containing protein, which produces MSDLPQQIQEWIGKVVVVDEAEVAVEQALIENFCSAVEDGNPRYWQEGISPPGMLSAYNRPHPWTPARGDKPNNRPLELHFRVKDLLQLPRGVVVELSFEFGVPVRVGDRLRAEQSLREVSDIKTNKLGTGRNWVIDVTYKNQRGEIAGVETLNFFGYNRS; this is translated from the coding sequence GTGTCGGATCTGCCGCAGCAAATTCAGGAGTGGATCGGCAAAGTGGTGGTTGTCGATGAGGCGGAAGTTGCCGTCGAACAAGCGCTGATCGAAAACTTTTGTTCGGCCGTGGAAGATGGCAACCCGCGCTACTGGCAGGAAGGCATTTCGCCGCCAGGGATGTTGAGTGCTTACAACCGTCCGCATCCGTGGACACCGGCGCGCGGCGACAAACCGAACAATCGCCCACTGGAATTGCATTTTCGTGTGAAAGATTTATTGCAGTTGCCGCGTGGCGTGGTGGTGGAATTGTCGTTTGAATTTGGTGTGCCAGTGCGCGTGGGCGATCGCCTGCGCGCCGAGCAATCACTGCGCGAAGTGAGTGACATCAAAACCAATAAATTGGGCACGGGTCGCAATTGGGTGATTGATGTCACTTACAAAAATCAGCGCGGCGAAATAGCCGGCGTAGAAACACTGAACTTTTTTGGCTACAACAGGAGCTGA
- a CDS encoding acyl-CoA dehydrogenase family protein gives MDFEFSPEQQQFIGNIRSFLADEAKKPYAAEVMSPDREADSMLADSPERRAFNKQLAAKRFLGMSWPVEYGGQAKEGIFEYLVNEELASVGAPLIGKGVGCVGKTLIRHGSEKQKQEFLPQILNADIEFCLGYSEPGAGSDLASLKLKAEKVDGGWKVNGQKIFNTSAHFAEWYWLAARTDFEAAKHKGISLFLIPMNSAGITVREIKTMGDHRTNEVFFDDVFVPEDALVGELNKGWIYICEALDYERFTLYTVGPLQKKFEVFIDMIKQETRDGQPLKNDPQVRKLVAQFSTDLETAVMLQRRVIAAAVKGGVPTVEAAMCKLYSTQLGQRLANAALDILGPSSMLHEGVEHAPCHGKWEHSLRATALDTIGGGTSEVQKNIIARRGLELPLVM, from the coding sequence GTGGACTTCGAATTCAGCCCCGAACAGCAGCAATTCATCGGCAATATTCGCAGCTTCCTCGCTGACGAAGCGAAAAAGCCCTACGCCGCCGAGGTGATGAGCCCCGACCGCGAGGCCGATTCCATGCTGGCCGACAGCCCTGAGCGCCGCGCCTTCAACAAACAGCTCGCCGCCAAGCGCTTCCTCGGCATGAGCTGGCCGGTGGAATACGGCGGCCAAGCCAAAGAAGGGATTTTTGAGTACCTCGTCAACGAAGAACTGGCTTCAGTCGGCGCACCCTTGATCGGCAAAGGCGTGGGCTGTGTGGGCAAGACTCTGATTCGCCACGGCTCCGAAAAGCAGAAACAAGAATTTCTGCCGCAAATTTTGAATGCGGATATCGAGTTCTGCTTGGGTTACTCCGAACCGGGCGCCGGTTCCGATCTCGCCTCGCTGAAACTGAAAGCAGAAAAAGTGGACGGCGGCTGGAAAGTCAACGGGCAAAAAATCTTCAACACCTCGGCGCATTTTGCCGAGTGGTATTGGCTGGCCGCGCGCACCGATTTTGAAGCAGCGAAACACAAAGGCATTTCCCTGTTTTTGATTCCGATGAATTCCGCGGGCATCACCGTGCGTGAAATCAAAACCATGGGCGATCACCGCACCAATGAAGTGTTTTTTGATGATGTGTTTGTACCGGAAGACGCGCTAGTCGGTGAGTTAAACAAAGGCTGGATTTATATCTGCGAAGCGCTCGACTACGAACGCTTCACGCTGTACACCGTCGGTCCTTTGCAGAAAAAATTTGAAGTGTTTATCGACATGATTAAACAGGAAACGCGCGACGGTCAGCCGCTGAAAAATGATCCACAAGTGCGCAAACTGGTCGCGCAATTCAGCACCGATTTAGAAACAGCCGTGATGTTGCAGCGCCGTGTTATCGCCGCCGCCGTAAAAGGTGGCGTGCCCACCGTGGAAGCGGCGATGTGCAAGCTGTACAGCACGCAGCTCGGCCAACGCCTTGCCAATGCTGCACTCGACATTCTCGGCCCCTCCAGTATGTTGCATGAAGGTGTGGAGCACGCGCCCTGCCACGGCAAGTGGGAGCATTCGCTGCGCGCTACCGCGTTGGACACCATCGGCGGCGGCACTTCAGAAGTGCAAAAAAATATCATCGCGCGCCGCGGCCTTGAATTGCCCTTGGTGATGTAA
- a CDS encoding 6-phosphofructokinase, protein MPASKKPAALSTTKKNAFYAQSGGVTAVINASAAGVIETCRAHSDKIGKVYAGANGIIGALREELIDTSKESAATIHALKHTPSGAFGSCRYKLKGFDQHRAEYERLIEVFQAHNIGYFFYNGGGDSADTCLKISQLSETMGYPLQAIHVPKTVDNDLPITDNSPGFGSVAKYVAVSTKEAALDVASMCETSTKVFILEVMGRHAGWIAAAGGLAAEQEGDAPHIILFPEIAFDKAKFLKRVKDTVQKNGYCVVVASEGAQYKDGTFLADAGSVDAFGHKQLGGVAPTLAQMVKDELGYKYHWALADYLQRAARHIASKTDVEQAYAVGKAAVEMALKGKNAVMPAITRGTGKKYSWTITEAPLAKVANVEKKMPRAFISKDGFGITQACRDYLEPLIQGEDYPPYKNGVPQYARLKKVMVAKKLKHDFKIGK, encoded by the coding sequence ATGCCCGCCAGCAAAAAACCTGCCGCCCTATCGACGACTAAAAAAAATGCGTTCTACGCGCAATCGGGTGGTGTGACAGCGGTGATCAATGCGTCAGCGGCGGGTGTGATAGAAACCTGTCGTGCGCACAGCGACAAAATTGGCAAAGTGTATGCCGGTGCCAACGGTATCATTGGCGCGCTGCGCGAGGAATTGATCGACACCAGTAAAGAGAGTGCGGCAACGATTCACGCCTTGAAGCACACACCATCGGGTGCATTCGGTTCTTGTCGCTACAAATTAAAAGGCTTCGATCAACACCGCGCAGAATATGAGCGTTTGATCGAAGTATTCCAAGCGCACAACATCGGCTATTTTTTCTATAACGGTGGTGGCGATTCTGCCGATACCTGCTTAAAAATTTCGCAGCTATCCGAAACCATGGGCTATCCGCTACAAGCGATCCATGTGCCGAAAACAGTGGATAACGATTTGCCGATTACCGACAACAGCCCAGGTTTTGGTTCCGTCGCAAAATATGTGGCGGTATCCACCAAAGAAGCCGCGCTAGATGTCGCTTCCATGTGTGAAACTTCCACTAAAGTTTTCATTCTGGAAGTGATGGGCAGACACGCTGGCTGGATTGCTGCTGCCGGTGGTTTGGCGGCCGAACAAGAAGGCGATGCGCCGCACATTATTTTGTTTCCAGAAATCGCTTTTGATAAAGCCAAGTTTCTCAAGCGCGTGAAAGACACGGTGCAAAAAAATGGCTACTGCGTAGTGGTGGCCAGCGAAGGCGCGCAATACAAAGATGGCACCTTTTTGGCGGATGCCGGTTCGGTGGATGCCTTCGGTCACAAACAGTTGGGCGGTGTTGCGCCAACACTGGCGCAAATGGTGAAAGATGAATTGGGTTACAAATATCACTGGGCGCTGGCCGATTATTTGCAGCGTGCGGCGCGCCATATCGCTTCAAAAACCGATGTGGAGCAAGCCTACGCCGTGGGCAAAGCGGCAGTAGAAATGGCGTTGAAAGGAAAAAATGCCGTGATGCCAGCCATCACGCGTGGCACGGGCAAAAAATACAGTTGGACGATTACAGAAGCGCCACTGGCGAAAGTAGCCAATGTGGAGAAAAAAATGCCGCGTGCTTTCATCAGTAAAGATGGTTTTGGCATTACACAAGCCTGCCGCGATTATTTGGAGCCGTTAATTCAAGGCGAAGATTATCCACCGTATAAAAACGGCGTGCCGCAATACGCGCGCTTGAAAAAAGTGATGGTGGCTAAGAAGTTAAAGCATGATTTTAAGATAGGAAAGTGA